GAGAAACGCACAGCCCTATCACCTACCGAAAATCAAGATCGTTTGGGAGGGCGGTACGGGTAACGGCGGTTTTTAGGCAAGTTGTTGCACACCAACGCGACGCCCAACAGAATCACTACCCCACTCAGGACCGGCATCAGCACGTAGCCAAAGCCCAGGCTTGCAATCTTTTCGCTGCCCAGGTTGGCAATCAGGGCGGTAGCGCCTCCCGGCGGGTGCATGGTTTTGGTAATCTGCATCGCGACGATCGACAGTGCCACGGCCAGCGCACACGCCAGCCAGGCCAGTTCCATGCTCTGAAACAGCCAGGCGACCGTTACGCCGAGGAGCGCACTGATCAGATGCCCACCCACCAGATTGCGAGGTTGGGCCAGGGGGCTGTTGGTGGCGCCGTAAATCAATACGGCCGAGGCACCAAAAGAACCGATCAGGAATAAATTTTCGGTCTGTGACAAAAAGTAGTGCTGCAACAAGCCGATGAGGCCGATGCCGATCAAAGCGCCTAAGAACGTCCACAGGTGGTCCCAGGGGTCGAGGATCGTCTGACGATACACAATGTAGCGGGCCTTCCGAAAAGCTTTCCTTTGTTTCATGTTACTATGAAAACGGCGTGCGGGTGCAAAGCCACAAACCTACGTAGGGTTTTGCTGGGCCACCATCGTAGAATATACGGAGGCGGAAGGGCGCATTACGTACATGTGTTCCAGCCAATTGTTAAGCCAGAAGACATTCACGAACCTGGTTACGGGGAAGGCTGAAAAAAAATCCGGAAAGTGGTCCCTACTTCGACCTGGCTTTCCACCTCAATACGCCCCCCGTAATTTTCCAACATGCGTTTGATCATGTAAAGCCCGATGCCCGTTCCTTCTACATGGGTGTGCAGCCGCTGAAACATCTTGAAGAGCTTTTCCTGCTGCGCGGCCGAGAGCCCTAAGCCATTGTCCTGCACCGTGAGCACCACACCGGTCCCCTCTGGATGCGTGCTGATGCGCACGTGCGCCGGACGCTCCGGATGGTGGTATTTGATGGCATTGCTCACCAGGTTCTGTACAATGCTATACAGGTAGGTGGGAATAAAGCGGAGCTGTCTTACCTGCAACGCTACCTCAATCCGGACCTGATGGGTACGGATGAGAGTCGCCAGATCCTGCTGTACCCCTTCGATCACCTCCATCAGATCCACCGTTGCTACCTCCTTTTCTAATCCCCGCTGTACCTTCACAATCTCGGTAATGTGACCTATGACGGTTTTCAACCGCGCGATGGCCTGATGCATCATCGCTTCCCAGTGTCGCTGCGGCCCCATACCCTCCTCCAGCAGCTCCCGAATGGCCAGCAGGCCCTCCAGGTTGGTAATGGGTAGCCGCAGGTCGTGAGAAGACATGTAGAGAAAATTATCCAGGTCCTGATTGATCCGGACTAAATCCTGGTTGCGCTGCACAAGTTCGGCCGTACGCTGCGCCACTTTTTCCTCCAGTTGTGCATTGGCCTGCTTAAGTTGATCTTCGAGCTGTTTACGCACCGTAATGTCCTGAGAAAACCCCCGTAACTTCACCGTATGGCCTTGGGGGTCGGGCACAGGTTCGCCTCTGCTTTCCAGGTACCGTTGCGTGCCATCGGGCAATTTGACCCGACAGGTATGGTGGTAGGCCGTACCGTGCCGTAGGGCCTGGGCCAACTTTTTACGAAAAGTGGACCTATAGGGCGGCAGCACGCGTGCCGCGACGGCGGCCAGGCTCGGCGGTGGATCGGCCGGCAAGCCAAACAGGCGGCTCATTTCTTCAGACCAGTAGAGGATCCGTTCTTCCTGGCCGACCAGCGTTACCTCCCAATTGCCCAAATGGGCGGCCCGCTGAGCCTCTTGCAACAGTTGGGTCGTCTGACGCAATTGGGCATGGCTTGCAGAAAGCGCATGATGAGCACTCGCCAACTGTTGGTTGACGTGCACCAAGGCCTGCGTGCGGTCCTGGACACGCTGTTCTAGTTCTCCGTTTAACCGCTGTAGCGCCCGCTCGGCCTGCCGCTGCCGGGTGACCTCCGTGATGGCCAGAAAATAAAGCGGCTGCCCACTCGCATCCTGGAAGTGACCGCCCCCGTAGCGGAAGATACGTTTCCACTGCTGCTGTCGGTGCAGGACCTGGAGTTCCAGCTCCTGTACGGCTTCTCCACGAAACAAGCGCGACAAGGGCCATTGCTCCACAGGAACTACCCTCCCCTCCAGGTCAGAAAGTTCATAGAGCGCCTCA
The nucleotide sequence above comes from Catalinimonas alkaloidigena. Encoded proteins:
- a CDS encoding HPP family protein, yielding MKQRKAFRKARYIVYRQTILDPWDHLWTFLGALIGIGLIGLLQHYFLSQTENLFLIGSFGASAVLIYGATNSPLAQPRNLVGGHLISALLGVTVAWLFQSMELAWLACALAVALSIVAMQITKTMHPPGGATALIANLGSEKIASLGFGYVLMPVLSGVVILLGVALVCNNLPKNRRYPYRPPKRS
- a CDS encoding PAS domain S-box protein, which gives rise to MNTRSDSPHSFFTEDFFHQLFQQAHDGIFVTDRAGRYVEVNPRGCQLLGYTREELLRMTLQDVVRAEETITLPLSWEQLLGDKVIYRERYLRRKDGTLVPVEISAFALEGGYLVGLVRDASVQKATESQLKARLHQQAVVVELGQQALQGLPVQALLEQATRLISHTLQASWSLVLALLPDEQGLRFQAGVGWNHDDQDKRMAATPDTPAGYVLQTRQPLLVEDWRQDTRVPCPASWADHDVVSGISVVVEGRDRPFGVLGVYDNRPRTFHEEDVHFVQAIANVLAIALERKRVEEALQASEDRLQQVISQHPEGLVLSDQQGRMVYWNPAALTLHGYARWEDCARDLPAFEALYELSDLEGRVVPVEQWPLSRLFRGEAVQELELQVLHRQQQWKRIFRYGGGHFQDASGQPLYFLAITEVTRQRQAERALQRLNGELEQRVQDRTQALVHVNQQLASAHHALSASHAQLRQTTQLLQEAQRAAHLGNWEVTLVGQEERILYWSEEMSRLFGLPADPPPSLAAVAARVLPPYRSTFRKKLAQALRHGTAYHHTCRVKLPDGTQRYLESRGEPVPDPQGHTVKLRGFSQDITVRKQLEDQLKQANAQLEEKVAQRTAELVQRNQDLVRINQDLDNFLYMSSHDLRLPITNLEGLLAIRELLEEGMGPQRHWEAMMHQAIARLKTVIGHITEIVKVQRGLEKEVATVDLMEVIEGVQQDLATLIRTHQVRIEVALQVRQLRFIPTYLYSIVQNLVSNAIKYHHPERPAHVRISTHPEGTGVVLTVQDNGLGLSAAQQEKLFKMFQRLHTHVEGTGIGLYMIKRMLENYGGRIEVESQVEVGTTFRIFFQPSP